A window from Equus caballus isolate H_3958 breed thoroughbred chromosome 8, TB-T2T, whole genome shotgun sequence encodes these proteins:
- the AIFM3 gene encoding apoptosis-inducing factor 3 isoform X3, with protein MGGCFSKPKPVELKIEVVLPEKERGKEELSASGKGSPRAYQGNGTARHFHTEERLPAPHPYAGTQDCVEAAVCHVKDLENGQMREVELGWGKVLLVKENGEFHALGHKCPHYGAPLVKGVLSRGRVRCPWHGACFNISTGDLEDFPGLDSLHKFQVKIEKEKVYVWASKQALQLQRRTKVMAKCISPSAGHSGSTNVLIVGAGAAGLVCAETLRQEGFSDRIVLCTLDRHLPYDRPKLSKSLDAQPEQLALRPKEFFRAYGIEVLTEAQVVTVDVRNKKVVFKDGFKLEYNKLLLAPGSSPKTLSCKGKEVENVFTLRTPEDANRVVRLARGRNAVVVGAGFLGMEVAAYLTEKAHSVSVVELEETPFRRFLGERVGRALMKMFENNRVKFYMQTEVSELRAQEGKLKEVVLKSSKVVRADVCVVGIGAVPATGFLRQSGISLDSRGFIPVNKMMQTNIPGVFAAGDAVTFPLAWRNNRKVNIPHWQMAHAQGRVAAQNMLAQEAEISTVPYLWTAMFGKSLRYAGYGEGFDDVIIQGDLEELKFVAFYTKGDEVIAVASMNYDPIVSKVAEVLASGRAIRKREAVSAAQQDRRYVLAHRERILSLHAADLGRHAGAPGTEAKPWGQVPTSNFPGSPTREPESSQCLPWAAWLTSREALAASRCSPPKASAATKGWPWRQDRPCLFSCYWDWSPVGALQHIRHYLKIKTHTFADLCDFHCNWANTREGETGTATECSMPHQEVWPVSAQRR; from the exons tggagctcaAGATCGAGGTGGTGCTGCCTGAGAAGGAGCGGGGCAAGGAGGAGCTGTCGGCCAGCGGGAAGGGCAGCCCCCGGGCCTACCAAGGCAATGGCACAGCCCGCCACTTCCACACTGAGGAGCGCctgcctgcccctcacccctACGCGGGCACTCAGGACTGCGTGGAGGCCGCCGTCTGCCATGTCAAGGACCTAGAGAATGGCCA GATGCGGGAagtggagctgggctgggggaaGGTATTGCTGGTGAAGGAGAATGGGGAGTTCCACGCCCTGGGCCACAAGTGTCCACACTATGGTGCGCCCCTGGTGAAAG GTGTGCTGTCCCGGGGCCGGGTACGCTGCCCGTGGCATGGCGCCTGCTTCAACATCAGCACTGGGGACCTGGAGGACTTCCCTGGCCTGGACAGTCTGCACAAGTTCCAG GTGAAGATTGAGAAGGAGAAGGTGTACGTCTGGGCCAGCAAGCAG GCCTTGCAGCTGCAGCGAAGGACCAAGGTGATGGCCAAGTGCATCTCTCCAAGCGCTGGCCACAGCGGCAGCACCAACGTGCTCATTGTGGGCGCAG GTGCAGCCGGCCTGGTGTGTGCGGAGACGCTGCGGCAGGAGGGCTTCTCAGACAGGATCGTCCTGTGCACCTTGGACCGGCACCTCCCCTACGACCGGCCCAAGCTCAGCAAG TCCCTGGATGCACAGCCTGAGCAGCTGGCCCTAAGGCCCAAGGAGTTCTTCCGAGCATATGGCATTGAGGTGCTCACCGAGGCCCAG GTGGTCACAGTGGATGTGCGAAACAAGAAAGTCGTCTTCAAGGATGGCTTCAAGCTGGAGTACAACAAGCTGCTGCTGGCACCAGGGAGCAG CCCGAAGACCCTGAGCTGCAAAGGCAAAGAGGTGGAGAACGTGTTCACTCTCCGGACACCTGAGGACGCCAATCGCGTGGTGAGGCTGGCCCGGGGCCGCAACGCGGTGGTCGTGGGAGCCGGCTTTCTGG GGATGGAGGTGGCCGCCTATCTGACTGAGAAGGCCCACTCAGTGTCCGTGGTGGAGCTGGAGGAGACGCCCTTCAGAAGGTTCCTGGGGGAGCGTGTCGGTCGTGCCCTCATGAAG ATGTTTGAGAACAACCGGGTCAAGTTCTACATGCAGACGGAGGTGTCGGAGCTGCGGGCCCAGGAGGGAAAG CTGAAGGAGGTCGTGCTGAAGAGCAGCAAGGTTGTGCGGGCCGACGTCTGCGTGGTGGGCATTG GCGCGGTGCCCGCCACGGGCTTCCTGAGGCAGAGCGGCATCAGTCTGGATTCCCGAGGCTTCATCCCTGTCAACAAG ATGATGCAGACCAACATCCCAGGCGTGTTTGCGGCTGGTGATGCTGTCACCTTCCCCCTGGCCTGGAGGAACAATCGGAAAGTGAATATCCCACACTGGCAGATGGCTCATGCACAGG GGCGGGTGGCGGCCCAGAACATGCTGGCGCAGGAGGCGGAGATCAGTACCGTGCCCTACCTGTGGACCGCCATGTTCGGCAAGAGCCTGCGCTACGCAG GGTACGGAGAAGGCTTCGACGACGTCATCATCCAGGGGGATCTGGAGGAGCTGAAGTTCGTGGCTTTTTACACCAA AGGTGACGAGGTGATCGCTGTGGCCAGCATGAACTATGATCCCATCGTGTCCAAGGTGGCTGAGGTGCTGGCCTCAGGCCGCGCCATCCGGAAGCGAGAG GCTGTTTCTGCTGCACAGCAA GACCGGCGATATGTCTTGGCTCACAGGGAAAGGATCCTGAGCTTGCATGCAGCAGACTTGGGCAGGCACGCTGGGGCACCAGGGACAGAGGCCAAGCCTTGGGGGCAGGTGCCAACCTCCAATTTCCCAGGATCCCCCACGCGAGAACCTGAGTCCTCCCAGTGCTTGCCTTGGGCTGCCTGGCTCACCTCCAGAGAGGCCTTGGCTGCCTCCAGATGCTCACCACCCAAGGCCTCAGCTGCCACCAAGGGCTGGCCATGGAGGCAGGACAGGCCCTGCCTCTTCTCCTGCTATTGGGACTGGTCCCCTGTAGGGGCCCTGCAACACATCAGAcattatcttaaaattaaaacGCACACATTCGCAGATCTGTGTGACTTCCACTGTAACTGGGCAAACACTCGTGAAGGGGAGACAGGCACAGCCACAGAATGCTCCATGCCACACCAAGAAGTCTGGCCTGTGAGCGCCCAGCGGAGGTAG
- the AIFM3 gene encoding apoptosis-inducing factor 3 isoform X4 — MGGCFSKPKPVELKIEVVLPEKERGKEELSASGKGSPRAYQGNGTARHFHTEERLPAPHPYAGTQDCVEAAVCHVKDLENGQMREVELGWGKVLLVKENGEFHALGHKCPHYGAPLVKGVLSRGRVRCPWHGACFNISTGDLEDFPGLDSLHKFQVKIEKEKVYVWASKQALQLQRRTKVMAKCISPSAGHSGSTNVLIVGAGAAGLVCAETLRQEGFSDRIVLCTLDRHLPYDRPKLSKSLDAQPEQLALRPKEFFRAYGIEVLTEAQVVTVDVRNKKVVFKDGFKLEYNKLLLAPGSSPKTLSCKGKEVENVFTLRTPEDANRVVRLARGRNAVVVGAGFLGMEVAAYLTEKAHSVSVVELEETPFRRFLGERVGRALMKMFENNRVKFYMQTEVSELRAQEGKLKEVVLKSSKVVRADVCVVGIGAVPATGFLRQSGISLDSRGFIPVNKMMQTNIPGVFAAGDAVTFPLAWRNNRKVNIPHWQMAHAQGRVAAQNMLAQEAEISTVPYLWTAMFGKSLRYAGYGEGFDDVIIQGDLEELKFVAFYTKGDEVIAVASMNYDPIVSKVAEVLASGRAIRKREDRRYVLAHRERILSLHAADLGRHAGAPGTEAKPWGQVPTSNFPGSPTREPESSQCLPWAAWLTSREALAASRCSPPKASAATKGWPWRQDRPCLFSCYWDWSPVGALQHIRHYLKIKTHTFADLCDFHCNWANTREGETGTATECSMPHQEVWPVSAQRR, encoded by the exons tggagctcaAGATCGAGGTGGTGCTGCCTGAGAAGGAGCGGGGCAAGGAGGAGCTGTCGGCCAGCGGGAAGGGCAGCCCCCGGGCCTACCAAGGCAATGGCACAGCCCGCCACTTCCACACTGAGGAGCGCctgcctgcccctcacccctACGCGGGCACTCAGGACTGCGTGGAGGCCGCCGTCTGCCATGTCAAGGACCTAGAGAATGGCCA GATGCGGGAagtggagctgggctgggggaaGGTATTGCTGGTGAAGGAGAATGGGGAGTTCCACGCCCTGGGCCACAAGTGTCCACACTATGGTGCGCCCCTGGTGAAAG GTGTGCTGTCCCGGGGCCGGGTACGCTGCCCGTGGCATGGCGCCTGCTTCAACATCAGCACTGGGGACCTGGAGGACTTCCCTGGCCTGGACAGTCTGCACAAGTTCCAG GTGAAGATTGAGAAGGAGAAGGTGTACGTCTGGGCCAGCAAGCAG GCCTTGCAGCTGCAGCGAAGGACCAAGGTGATGGCCAAGTGCATCTCTCCAAGCGCTGGCCACAGCGGCAGCACCAACGTGCTCATTGTGGGCGCAG GTGCAGCCGGCCTGGTGTGTGCGGAGACGCTGCGGCAGGAGGGCTTCTCAGACAGGATCGTCCTGTGCACCTTGGACCGGCACCTCCCCTACGACCGGCCCAAGCTCAGCAAG TCCCTGGATGCACAGCCTGAGCAGCTGGCCCTAAGGCCCAAGGAGTTCTTCCGAGCATATGGCATTGAGGTGCTCACCGAGGCCCAG GTGGTCACAGTGGATGTGCGAAACAAGAAAGTCGTCTTCAAGGATGGCTTCAAGCTGGAGTACAACAAGCTGCTGCTGGCACCAGGGAGCAG CCCGAAGACCCTGAGCTGCAAAGGCAAAGAGGTGGAGAACGTGTTCACTCTCCGGACACCTGAGGACGCCAATCGCGTGGTGAGGCTGGCCCGGGGCCGCAACGCGGTGGTCGTGGGAGCCGGCTTTCTGG GGATGGAGGTGGCCGCCTATCTGACTGAGAAGGCCCACTCAGTGTCCGTGGTGGAGCTGGAGGAGACGCCCTTCAGAAGGTTCCTGGGGGAGCGTGTCGGTCGTGCCCTCATGAAG ATGTTTGAGAACAACCGGGTCAAGTTCTACATGCAGACGGAGGTGTCGGAGCTGCGGGCCCAGGAGGGAAAG CTGAAGGAGGTCGTGCTGAAGAGCAGCAAGGTTGTGCGGGCCGACGTCTGCGTGGTGGGCATTG GCGCGGTGCCCGCCACGGGCTTCCTGAGGCAGAGCGGCATCAGTCTGGATTCCCGAGGCTTCATCCCTGTCAACAAG ATGATGCAGACCAACATCCCAGGCGTGTTTGCGGCTGGTGATGCTGTCACCTTCCCCCTGGCCTGGAGGAACAATCGGAAAGTGAATATCCCACACTGGCAGATGGCTCATGCACAGG GGCGGGTGGCGGCCCAGAACATGCTGGCGCAGGAGGCGGAGATCAGTACCGTGCCCTACCTGTGGACCGCCATGTTCGGCAAGAGCCTGCGCTACGCAG GGTACGGAGAAGGCTTCGACGACGTCATCATCCAGGGGGATCTGGAGGAGCTGAAGTTCGTGGCTTTTTACACCAA AGGTGACGAGGTGATCGCTGTGGCCAGCATGAACTATGATCCCATCGTGTCCAAGGTGGCTGAGGTGCTGGCCTCAGGCCGCGCCATCCGGAAGCGAGAG GACCGGCGATATGTCTTGGCTCACAGGGAAAGGATCCTGAGCTTGCATGCAGCAGACTTGGGCAGGCACGCTGGGGCACCAGGGACAGAGGCCAAGCCTTGGGGGCAGGTGCCAACCTCCAATTTCCCAGGATCCCCCACGCGAGAACCTGAGTCCTCCCAGTGCTTGCCTTGGGCTGCCTGGCTCACCTCCAGAGAGGCCTTGGCTGCCTCCAGATGCTCACCACCCAAGGCCTCAGCTGCCACCAAGGGCTGGCCATGGAGGCAGGACAGGCCCTGCCTCTTCTCCTGCTATTGGGACTGGTCCCCTGTAGGGGCCCTGCAACACATCAGAcattatcttaaaattaaaacGCACACATTCGCAGATCTGTGTGACTTCCACTGTAACTGGGCAAACACTCGTGAAGGGGAGACAGGCACAGCCACAGAATGCTCCATGCCACACCAAGAAGTCTGGCCTGTGAGCGCCCAGCGGAGGTAG
- the AIFM3 gene encoding apoptosis-inducing factor 3 isoform X15 — MAMTPAPSCPLLCGQPQALQLQRRTKVMAKCISPSAGHSGSTNVLIVGAGAAGLVCAETLRQEGFSDRIVLCTLDRHLPYDRPKLSKSLDAQPEQLALRPKEFFRAYGIEVLTEAQVVTVDVRNKKVVFKDGFKLEYNKLLLAPGSSPKTLSCKGKEVENVFTLRTPEDANRVVRLARGRNAVVVGAGFLGMEVAAYLTEKAHSVSVVELEETPFRRFLGERVGRALMKMFENNRVKFYMQTEVSELRAQEGKLKEVVLKSSKVVRADVCVVGIGAVPATGFLRQSGISLDSRGFIPVNKMMQTNIPGVFAAGDAVTFPLAWRNNRKVNIPHWQMAHAQGRVAAQNMLAQEAEISTVPYLWTAMFGKSLRYAGYGEGFDDVIIQGDLEELKFVAFYTKGDEVIAVASMNYDPIVSKVAEVLASGRAIRKREAVSAAQQDRRYVLAHRERILSLHAADLGRHAGAPGTEAKPWGQVPTSNFPGSPTREPESSQCLPWAAWLTSREALAASRCSPPKASAATKGWPWRQDRPCLFSCYWDWSPVGALQHIRHYLKIKTHTFADLCDFHCNWANTREGETGTATECSMPHQEVWPVSAQRR; from the exons ATGGCGATGACTCCAGCTCCCAGCTGCCCCCTACTCTGCGGCCAACCCCAGGCCTTGCAGCTGCAGCGAAGGACCAAGGTGATGGCCAAGTGCATCTCTCCAAGCGCTGGCCACAGCGGCAGCACCAACGTGCTCATTGTGGGCGCAG GTGCAGCCGGCCTGGTGTGTGCGGAGACGCTGCGGCAGGAGGGCTTCTCAGACAGGATCGTCCTGTGCACCTTGGACCGGCACCTCCCCTACGACCGGCCCAAGCTCAGCAAG TCCCTGGATGCACAGCCTGAGCAGCTGGCCCTAAGGCCCAAGGAGTTCTTCCGAGCATATGGCATTGAGGTGCTCACCGAGGCCCAG GTGGTCACAGTGGATGTGCGAAACAAGAAAGTCGTCTTCAAGGATGGCTTCAAGCTGGAGTACAACAAGCTGCTGCTGGCACCAGGGAGCAG CCCGAAGACCCTGAGCTGCAAAGGCAAAGAGGTGGAGAACGTGTTCACTCTCCGGACACCTGAGGACGCCAATCGCGTGGTGAGGCTGGCCCGGGGCCGCAACGCGGTGGTCGTGGGAGCCGGCTTTCTGG GGATGGAGGTGGCCGCCTATCTGACTGAGAAGGCCCACTCAGTGTCCGTGGTGGAGCTGGAGGAGACGCCCTTCAGAAGGTTCCTGGGGGAGCGTGTCGGTCGTGCCCTCATGAAG ATGTTTGAGAACAACCGGGTCAAGTTCTACATGCAGACGGAGGTGTCGGAGCTGCGGGCCCAGGAGGGAAAG CTGAAGGAGGTCGTGCTGAAGAGCAGCAAGGTTGTGCGGGCCGACGTCTGCGTGGTGGGCATTG GCGCGGTGCCCGCCACGGGCTTCCTGAGGCAGAGCGGCATCAGTCTGGATTCCCGAGGCTTCATCCCTGTCAACAAG ATGATGCAGACCAACATCCCAGGCGTGTTTGCGGCTGGTGATGCTGTCACCTTCCCCCTGGCCTGGAGGAACAATCGGAAAGTGAATATCCCACACTGGCAGATGGCTCATGCACAGG GGCGGGTGGCGGCCCAGAACATGCTGGCGCAGGAGGCGGAGATCAGTACCGTGCCCTACCTGTGGACCGCCATGTTCGGCAAGAGCCTGCGCTACGCAG GGTACGGAGAAGGCTTCGACGACGTCATCATCCAGGGGGATCTGGAGGAGCTGAAGTTCGTGGCTTTTTACACCAA AGGTGACGAGGTGATCGCTGTGGCCAGCATGAACTATGATCCCATCGTGTCCAAGGTGGCTGAGGTGCTGGCCTCAGGCCGCGCCATCCGGAAGCGAGAG GCTGTTTCTGCTGCACAGCAA GACCGGCGATATGTCTTGGCTCACAGGGAAAGGATCCTGAGCTTGCATGCAGCAGACTTGGGCAGGCACGCTGGGGCACCAGGGACAGAGGCCAAGCCTTGGGGGCAGGTGCCAACCTCCAATTTCCCAGGATCCCCCACGCGAGAACCTGAGTCCTCCCAGTGCTTGCCTTGGGCTGCCTGGCTCACCTCCAGAGAGGCCTTGGCTGCCTCCAGATGCTCACCACCCAAGGCCTCAGCTGCCACCAAGGGCTGGCCATGGAGGCAGGACAGGCCCTGCCTCTTCTCCTGCTATTGGGACTGGTCCCCTGTAGGGGCCCTGCAACACATCAGAcattatcttaaaattaaaacGCACACATTCGCAGATCTGTGTGACTTCCACTGTAACTGGGCAAACACTCGTGAAGGGGAGACAGGCACAGCCACAGAATGCTCCATGCCACACCAAGAAGTCTGGCCTGTGAGCGCCCAGCGGAGGTAG
- the AIFM3 gene encoding apoptosis-inducing factor 3 isoform X2, with amino-acid sequence MGGCFSKPKPVELKIEVVLPEKERGKEELSASGKGSPRAYQGNGTARHFHTEERLPAPHPYAGTQDCVEAAVCHVKDLENGQMREVELGWGKVLLVKENGEFHALGHKCPHYGAPLVKGVLSRGRVRCPWHGACFNISTGDLEDFPGLDSLHKFQVKIEKEKVYVWASKQALQLQRRTKVMAKCISPSAGHSGSTNVLIVGAGAAGLVCAETLRQEGFSDRIVLCTLDRHLPYDRPKLSKPTCDPGLALPSLGPRASVAKWNSGCLALSQVGCILQSLDAQPEQLALRPKEFFRAYGIEVLTEAQVVTVDVRNKKVVFKDGFKLEYNKLLLAPGSSPKTLSCKGKEVENVFTLRTPEDANRVVRLARGRNAVVVGAGFLGMEVAAYLTEKAHSVSVVELEETPFRRFLGERVGRALMKMFENNRVKFYMQTEVSELRAQEGKLKEVVLKSSKVVRADVCVVGIGAVPATGFLRQSGISLDSRGFIPVNKMMQTNIPGVFAAGDAVTFPLAWRNNRKVNIPHWQMAHAQGRVAAQNMLAQEAEISTVPYLWTAMFGKSLRYAGYGEGFDDVIIQGDLEELKFVAFYTKGDEVIAVASMNYDPIVSKVAEVLASGRAIRKREDRRYVLAHRERILSLHAADLGRHAGAPGTEAKPWGQVPTSNFPGSPTREPESSQCLPWAAWLTSREALAASRCSPPKASAATKGWPWRQDRPCLFSCYWDWSPVGALQHIRHYLKIKTHTFADLCDFHCNWANTREGETGTATECSMPHQEVWPVSAQRR; translated from the exons tggagctcaAGATCGAGGTGGTGCTGCCTGAGAAGGAGCGGGGCAAGGAGGAGCTGTCGGCCAGCGGGAAGGGCAGCCCCCGGGCCTACCAAGGCAATGGCACAGCCCGCCACTTCCACACTGAGGAGCGCctgcctgcccctcacccctACGCGGGCACTCAGGACTGCGTGGAGGCCGCCGTCTGCCATGTCAAGGACCTAGAGAATGGCCA GATGCGGGAagtggagctgggctgggggaaGGTATTGCTGGTGAAGGAGAATGGGGAGTTCCACGCCCTGGGCCACAAGTGTCCACACTATGGTGCGCCCCTGGTGAAAG GTGTGCTGTCCCGGGGCCGGGTACGCTGCCCGTGGCATGGCGCCTGCTTCAACATCAGCACTGGGGACCTGGAGGACTTCCCTGGCCTGGACAGTCTGCACAAGTTCCAG GTGAAGATTGAGAAGGAGAAGGTGTACGTCTGGGCCAGCAAGCAG GCCTTGCAGCTGCAGCGAAGGACCAAGGTGATGGCCAAGTGCATCTCTCCAAGCGCTGGCCACAGCGGCAGCACCAACGTGCTCATTGTGGGCGCAG GTGCAGCCGGCCTGGTGTGTGCGGAGACGCTGCGGCAGGAGGGCTTCTCAGACAGGATCGTCCTGTGCACCTTGGACCGGCACCTCCCCTACGACCGGCCCAAGCTCAGCAAG CCCACATGTgacccagggctggccctaccctccctgggccccagggcctcTGTTGCAAAGTGGAACAGTGGCTGTCTGGCCCTCTCTCAAGTTGGCTGTATCCTGCAGTCCCTGGATGCACAGCCTGAGCAGCTGGCCCTAAGGCCCAAGGAGTTCTTCCGAGCATATGGCATTGAGGTGCTCACCGAGGCCCAG GTGGTCACAGTGGATGTGCGAAACAAGAAAGTCGTCTTCAAGGATGGCTTCAAGCTGGAGTACAACAAGCTGCTGCTGGCACCAGGGAGCAG CCCGAAGACCCTGAGCTGCAAAGGCAAAGAGGTGGAGAACGTGTTCACTCTCCGGACACCTGAGGACGCCAATCGCGTGGTGAGGCTGGCCCGGGGCCGCAACGCGGTGGTCGTGGGAGCCGGCTTTCTGG GGATGGAGGTGGCCGCCTATCTGACTGAGAAGGCCCACTCAGTGTCCGTGGTGGAGCTGGAGGAGACGCCCTTCAGAAGGTTCCTGGGGGAGCGTGTCGGTCGTGCCCTCATGAAG ATGTTTGAGAACAACCGGGTCAAGTTCTACATGCAGACGGAGGTGTCGGAGCTGCGGGCCCAGGAGGGAAAG CTGAAGGAGGTCGTGCTGAAGAGCAGCAAGGTTGTGCGGGCCGACGTCTGCGTGGTGGGCATTG GCGCGGTGCCCGCCACGGGCTTCCTGAGGCAGAGCGGCATCAGTCTGGATTCCCGAGGCTTCATCCCTGTCAACAAG ATGATGCAGACCAACATCCCAGGCGTGTTTGCGGCTGGTGATGCTGTCACCTTCCCCCTGGCCTGGAGGAACAATCGGAAAGTGAATATCCCACACTGGCAGATGGCTCATGCACAGG GGCGGGTGGCGGCCCAGAACATGCTGGCGCAGGAGGCGGAGATCAGTACCGTGCCCTACCTGTGGACCGCCATGTTCGGCAAGAGCCTGCGCTACGCAG GGTACGGAGAAGGCTTCGACGACGTCATCATCCAGGGGGATCTGGAGGAGCTGAAGTTCGTGGCTTTTTACACCAA AGGTGACGAGGTGATCGCTGTGGCCAGCATGAACTATGATCCCATCGTGTCCAAGGTGGCTGAGGTGCTGGCCTCAGGCCGCGCCATCCGGAAGCGAGAG GACCGGCGATATGTCTTGGCTCACAGGGAAAGGATCCTGAGCTTGCATGCAGCAGACTTGGGCAGGCACGCTGGGGCACCAGGGACAGAGGCCAAGCCTTGGGGGCAGGTGCCAACCTCCAATTTCCCAGGATCCCCCACGCGAGAACCTGAGTCCTCCCAGTGCTTGCCTTGGGCTGCCTGGCTCACCTCCAGAGAGGCCTTGGCTGCCTCCAGATGCTCACCACCCAAGGCCTCAGCTGCCACCAAGGGCTGGCCATGGAGGCAGGACAGGCCCTGCCTCTTCTCCTGCTATTGGGACTGGTCCCCTGTAGGGGCCCTGCAACACATCAGAcattatcttaaaattaaaacGCACACATTCGCAGATCTGTGTGACTTCCACTGTAACTGGGCAAACACTCGTGAAGGGGAGACAGGCACAGCCACAGAATGCTCCATGCCACACCAAGAAGTCTGGCCTGTGAGCGCCCAGCGGAGGTAG
- the AIFM3 gene encoding apoptosis-inducing factor 3 isoform X16, with translation MAMTPAPSCPLLCGQPQALQLQRRTKVMAKCISPSAGHSGSTNVLIVGAGAAGLVCAETLRQEGFSDRIVLCTLDRHLPYDRPKLSKSLDAQPEQLALRPKEFFRAYGIEVLTEAQVVTVDVRNKKVVFKDGFKLEYNKLLLAPGSSPKTLSCKGKEVENVFTLRTPEDANRVVRLARGRNAVVVGAGFLGMEVAAYLTEKAHSVSVVELEETPFRRFLGERVGRALMKMFENNRVKFYMQTEVSELRAQEGKLKEVVLKSSKVVRADVCVVGIGAVPATGFLRQSGISLDSRGFIPVNKMMQTNIPGVFAAGDAVTFPLAWRNNRKVNIPHWQMAHAQGRVAAQNMLAQEAEISTVPYLWTAMFGKSLRYAGYGEGFDDVIIQGDLEELKFVAFYTKGDEVIAVASMNYDPIVSKVAEVLASGRAIRKREDRRYVLAHRERILSLHAADLGRHAGAPGTEAKPWGQVPTSNFPGSPTREPESSQCLPWAAWLTSREALAASRCSPPKASAATKGWPWRQDRPCLFSCYWDWSPVGALQHIRHYLKIKTHTFADLCDFHCNWANTREGETGTATECSMPHQEVWPVSAQRR, from the exons ATGGCGATGACTCCAGCTCCCAGCTGCCCCCTACTCTGCGGCCAACCCCAGGCCTTGCAGCTGCAGCGAAGGACCAAGGTGATGGCCAAGTGCATCTCTCCAAGCGCTGGCCACAGCGGCAGCACCAACGTGCTCATTGTGGGCGCAG GTGCAGCCGGCCTGGTGTGTGCGGAGACGCTGCGGCAGGAGGGCTTCTCAGACAGGATCGTCCTGTGCACCTTGGACCGGCACCTCCCCTACGACCGGCCCAAGCTCAGCAAG TCCCTGGATGCACAGCCTGAGCAGCTGGCCCTAAGGCCCAAGGAGTTCTTCCGAGCATATGGCATTGAGGTGCTCACCGAGGCCCAG GTGGTCACAGTGGATGTGCGAAACAAGAAAGTCGTCTTCAAGGATGGCTTCAAGCTGGAGTACAACAAGCTGCTGCTGGCACCAGGGAGCAG CCCGAAGACCCTGAGCTGCAAAGGCAAAGAGGTGGAGAACGTGTTCACTCTCCGGACACCTGAGGACGCCAATCGCGTGGTGAGGCTGGCCCGGGGCCGCAACGCGGTGGTCGTGGGAGCCGGCTTTCTGG GGATGGAGGTGGCCGCCTATCTGACTGAGAAGGCCCACTCAGTGTCCGTGGTGGAGCTGGAGGAGACGCCCTTCAGAAGGTTCCTGGGGGAGCGTGTCGGTCGTGCCCTCATGAAG ATGTTTGAGAACAACCGGGTCAAGTTCTACATGCAGACGGAGGTGTCGGAGCTGCGGGCCCAGGAGGGAAAG CTGAAGGAGGTCGTGCTGAAGAGCAGCAAGGTTGTGCGGGCCGACGTCTGCGTGGTGGGCATTG GCGCGGTGCCCGCCACGGGCTTCCTGAGGCAGAGCGGCATCAGTCTGGATTCCCGAGGCTTCATCCCTGTCAACAAG ATGATGCAGACCAACATCCCAGGCGTGTTTGCGGCTGGTGATGCTGTCACCTTCCCCCTGGCCTGGAGGAACAATCGGAAAGTGAATATCCCACACTGGCAGATGGCTCATGCACAGG GGCGGGTGGCGGCCCAGAACATGCTGGCGCAGGAGGCGGAGATCAGTACCGTGCCCTACCTGTGGACCGCCATGTTCGGCAAGAGCCTGCGCTACGCAG GGTACGGAGAAGGCTTCGACGACGTCATCATCCAGGGGGATCTGGAGGAGCTGAAGTTCGTGGCTTTTTACACCAA AGGTGACGAGGTGATCGCTGTGGCCAGCATGAACTATGATCCCATCGTGTCCAAGGTGGCTGAGGTGCTGGCCTCAGGCCGCGCCATCCGGAAGCGAGAG GACCGGCGATATGTCTTGGCTCACAGGGAAAGGATCCTGAGCTTGCATGCAGCAGACTTGGGCAGGCACGCTGGGGCACCAGGGACAGAGGCCAAGCCTTGGGGGCAGGTGCCAACCTCCAATTTCCCAGGATCCCCCACGCGAGAACCTGAGTCCTCCCAGTGCTTGCCTTGGGCTGCCTGGCTCACCTCCAGAGAGGCCTTGGCTGCCTCCAGATGCTCACCACCCAAGGCCTCAGCTGCCACCAAGGGCTGGCCATGGAGGCAGGACAGGCCCTGCCTCTTCTCCTGCTATTGGGACTGGTCCCCTGTAGGGGCCCTGCAACACATCAGAcattatcttaaaattaaaacGCACACATTCGCAGATCTGTGTGACTTCCACTGTAACTGGGCAAACACTCGTGAAGGGGAGACAGGCACAGCCACAGAATGCTCCATGCCACACCAAGAAGTCTGGCCTGTGAGCGCCCAGCGGAGGTAG